The Trachemys scripta elegans isolate TJP31775 chromosome 6, CAS_Tse_1.0, whole genome shotgun sequence genome includes a window with the following:
- the CDO1 gene encoding cysteine dioxygenase type 1, giving the protein MEQPVQTEVWKAQTLQELIQILHRLFSSDKVSVEEVQALMESYESNPVEWMKYAQFDQYRYTRNLVDKGNGKFNLMILCWGEGHGSSIHDHTDSHCFMKILQGNLKETLFEWPGKKGTGAMTKKSERVLGENQCAYINDSIGLHRVENTSHTESAVSLHLYSPSFDSCNTFDQRTGHKHKVKMTFYSQFGERTPGATAVSQENN; this is encoded by the exons ATGGAGCAGCCGGTGCAAACAGAAGTGTGGAAAGCGCAGACTTTACAGGAACTGATCCAGATCCTGCATCGCTTATTTTCTAGTGATAAAGTCAGTGTAGAAGAAGTACAAGCCTTAATGGAATCGTATGAGAGCAACCCTGTGGAGTGGATGAAATATGCCCAATTTGACCAATACAG GTACACAAGAAATCTTGTGGATAAAGGAAATGGAAAGTTCAACTTGATGATCTTATGCTGGGGTGAAGGACATGGCAG CAGTATTCATGATCACACTGACTCACATTGCTTTATGAAGATCCTTCAGGGGAATCTAAAAGAGACTCTGTTTGAGTGGCCTGGGAAAAAAGGGACTGGAGCGATGACTAAGAAATCAGAACGAGTTTTGGGGGAAAATCAGTGTGCCTATATCAatg ACTCCATTGGCCTGCACCGTGTGGAGAACACAAGCCACACAGAGTCTGCTGTTAGTCTGCACTTGTACAGCCCGTCCTTTGACAGCTGTAACACCTTTGATCAAAGAACTGGACACAAGCATAAAGTCAAAATGACATTCTATAGTCAGTTTGGAGAAAGGACTCCAGGT GCAACAGCAGTGTCACAAGAGAACAACTGA